One Streptomyces sp. CG4 genomic window, GACGCCGCGTACCCGTCCCACACGCTCGGGCCGGTGACCCGGCCCCGCCGGGTGGCGTCGACCCAGGCCTGGACCTCGCGGTCGTAGGCGCCGGCGAAGCGGACGAGGTAGTCCTGTGCCACCTCCTCGCGGGCGTCGCCCGCCGTGGTGACCACCATGGTGTGCTCGGCGCCGATCCGGGCGCTGCCCCGCTCGCACACGGCCTCGCAGCGCACCTGGTAGCCGAAGCCGCAGTTCACGAACACCTCGACGTCGACGAGTGCGCCCGCCGCGGTCTCGAACAGCACGAACTGCGGATCGAGCAGGCCCTCGGGGGCGCCCGCGGACGGCGTGGGACGCAGCACGGTCACCGCCGTCAGCTCCTGCCCGAGCAGCCAGCGGGCCGCGTCGATCTCGTGCGAGACCGAGCTGTTGATGAGCATGGCGCTGGTGAAGTGCTCCGGCGAGGAGACGTTGCGGTGGGTGCAGTGCAGCATCAGGGGCCGGCCGAGGCTGCCGCCGTCCAGCAGTGCCTTGAGCCGGCGGTACTCGCTGTCGTAGCGGCGCATGAAGCCGATCTGGGCCAGCCGGCGGCCCAGCCGTGCCTCGGCCTCCACGATCCGCAGCGCACCGGTGGAGTCCGGCACCATGGGCTTCTCGCACAGCACCGGCAGTCCGCGGGCGAAGGCGGCGAGCAGGGCCTCCTCATGGGCCGGGCCGGGGGAGGCGATCAGCACGGCCGCGACCCCGGGCGCGTCCAGCGCGGCCACCGGGTCCTGGTGCACGGTCACTGAATCGATGCCGGCCACGGCATCCTTCGCCCGCTCGACATCGGGGTCGGCCACCGCCATGACCTGTGCTCCGCTGACCACTTGGTCGAGACGTCGTATGTGGTCGGCGCCCATGTGTCCGGCACCCAGTACCGCCACTCCCAGCAGGTCACCCATGTGCGCGCGCTCCCTTACGCCGACGATCACGCCGTAGCGTACGCCGCGCAGGGAGCGCCGCCGGGGGAGTGCCGGAGGGGTCCGGGCGAGTACCGGGGGATCGCAGCCGAGGGCGCCTCAGTACCGACTCAGTAC contains:
- a CDS encoding Gfo/Idh/MocA family oxidoreductase, producing MGDLLGVAVLGAGHMGADHIRRLDQVVSGAQVMAVADPDVERAKDAVAGIDSVTVHQDPVAALDAPGVAAVLIASPGPAHEEALLAAFARGLPVLCEKPMVPDSTGALRIVEAEARLGRRLAQIGFMRRYDSEYRRLKALLDGGSLGRPLMLHCTHRNVSSPEHFTSAMLINSSVSHEIDAARWLLGQELTAVTVLRPTPSAGAPEGLLDPQFVLFETAAGALVDVEVFVNCGFGYQVRCEAVCERGSARIGAEHTMVVTTAGDAREEVAQDYLVRFAGAYDREVQAWVDATRRGRVTGPSVWDGYAASVVAEAGVRALETGGRVTVELAPRPDLYDPCAGVSR